Proteins encoded by one window of Anoplopoma fimbria isolate UVic2021 breed Golden Eagle Sablefish chromosome 23, Afim_UVic_2022, whole genome shotgun sequence:
- the dmtf1 gene encoding LOW QUALITY PROTEIN: cyclin-D-binding Myb-like transcription factor 1 (The sequence of the model RefSeq protein was modified relative to this genomic sequence to represent the inferred CDS: inserted 1 base in 1 codon) codes for MSSAAEDEEAAALETVKSLTLTQDSDGSIILHCPPHDEDSEPLQKKLRLSAEEHDDSDAPQFSVVTLPMSESDEGFEVTMTATADGDLSEEGVAQIQILQEDEDSLSPNQKSEVSPVSQAWFTTKEDKDTLANKGHKWKQGMWSKEEIDILMSNIDQYVKGRGIDNPAEIIFEMSKEERKDFYRSVALGLNRPLFAVYRRVLRMYDNRNHVGKYTPDEIEKLKALREKHGNDWATIGAALGRSASSVKDRCRLMKDTCNTGKWSEEEERRLAEVVYEMAGASPGSAVXGGVSWATVADQVRTRSEKQCRSKWLNYLNWKHSGGTEWMKEDDVNLIRRISELEVEDENEIKWEDLAGGWSSVRSPQWLRSKWWSIKRQVANHKEIPFNVLLKGLHELMASSQTASGPGSPSSSSSSSLQIRLTRLEDSGGVGGSPAPSSVAAALQIPVQIPLQITHLASDSSAAASDSDTITLNTGGLQTFEILPSFHLQPTGTPGTYYLQTTSNQGLPLSLSASQGIPLSLANNSTVTLTTGSSPSSHEHIILHSLSTDGLCSGDGVIIQTVTSDPASSDPLGQSQLVIETEGRSQEDRLDATSLLEGTENVVTEAQEPMTDGFTDKELSSPSVEARVVHSGITSGSAVLIVSPPNISSTLTDPILENQDGSD; via the exons acgaGGACTCGGAGCCTCTTCAGAAGAAACTGCGTCTCTCTGCTGAAGAACACGACGACTCGGACGCTCCTCAGTTCTCTGTGGTCACTTTACCCA tGTCGGAGAGCGATGAAGGCTTCGAGGTGACGATGACGGCCACAGCGGACGGAGATCTCTCTGAGGAAGGAGTCGCTCAGATCCAG attctGCAGGAGGATGAGGACTCTCTCTCGCCCAATCAGAAGTCAGAGGTGTCACCTGTCAGTCAGGCCTGGTTCACCAccaaagaagacaaagacacgCTGGCTAACAAAG gtCACAAGTGGAAACAGGGCATGTGGTCTAAAGAGGAGATCGACATCCTGATGAGCAACATCGATCAATACGTGAAG GGCCGAGGCATCGACAACCCGGCGGAGATCATCTTTGAGATGtccaaagaggagaggaaggactTCTACCGCTCCGTGGCGTTGGGATTAAACCGGCCGCTGTTCGCCGTCTACAGACGAGTTCTCCGGATGTACGACAACCGGAACCACGTCGGGAA GTATACTCCTGATGAGATAGAGAAGCTAAAAGC gTTGAGGGAGAAACACGGGAACGACTGGGCGACCATCGGAGCAGCTCTGGGTCGAAGCGCCTCTTCTGTCAAAGACCGCTGTAGACTGATGAAGGACACCTGCAACACAG GTaaatggagtgaggaggaggagcgacgTCTCGCCGAGGTCGTGTACGAGATGGCGGGCGCGTCGCCGGGTTCGGCGG ACGGGGGCGTTTCCTGGGCGACGGTCGCCGATCAGGTTCGAACGCGCTCAGAGAAACAGTGTCGGTCGAAGTGGTTGAACTACCTGAACTGGAAACACAGCGGAGGAACGGAGTGGATGAAGGAGGACGACGTCAACCTCATACGCAG GATATcggagctggaggtggaggatgagAATGAAATCAAGTGGGAGGATCTTGCGGGCGGGTGGAGCAGCGTCCGGTCGCCTCAGTGGCTTCGATCCAAGTGGTGGAGCATCAAGAGACAAGTAGCCAATCACAAGGAGATCCCATTCAACG TCCTCCTGAAGGGTCTCCATGAGCTCATGGCGTCCTCACAGACGGCGTCCGGTCCGGGGagtccctcctcttcctcctcctcctcgctccaGATCCGACTTACCCGATTGGAGGATAGCGGCGGCGTCGGTggaagccccgcccccagctCTGTGGCGGCGGCGCTGCAGATTCCCGTACAGATCCCGCTGCAGATCACACATCTTG CTTCAGATTCTTCAGCAGCAGCCAGCGACAGTGACACCATCACTCTGAACACCGGAGGCCTGCAGACCTTCGAGATCCTCCCT TCGTTCCACCTGCAGCCCACCGGCACCCCGGGGACCTATTACCTCCAGACGACGTCCAATCAGGGCCTGCCGCTCAGCCTCTCCGCCAGCCAGGGCATCCCACTCAGCTTAGCCAATAACAGCACGGTTACCCTGACGACGGGCTCCTCCCCCTCGTCCCACGAGCACATCATCCTCCACAGCCTGTCG acGGACGGCCTCTGCTCCGGCGACGGCGTCATCATCCAGACGGTCACCTCTGACCCCGCCTCCTCTGACCCTCTTGGCCAATCACAGCTGGTCATTGAGACAGAGGGGCGGAGCCAGGAAGACCGCCTCGATGCCACGAGTCTCCTGGAGGGGACGGAGAACGTAGTCACGGAAGCTCAGGAGCCAATGACAGACGGCTTCACCGACAAG gaGCTGAGCTCACCGTCTGTTGAGGCTCGAGTGGTGCATTCTGGGATAACATCTGGCAGCGCCGTGCTGATTGTTTCTCCTCCCAACATCAGCAGCACACTGACag ATCCGATTCTGGAGAACCAGGACGGCTCAGACTGA